A section of the Saccopteryx leptura isolate mSacLep1 chromosome 4, mSacLep1_pri_phased_curated, whole genome shotgun sequence genome encodes:
- the GALR2 gene encoding LOW QUALITY PROTEIN: galanin receptor type 2 (The sequence of the model RefSeq protein was modified relative to this genomic sequence to represent the inferred CDS: inserted 1 base in 1 codon; deleted 1 base in 1 codon; substituted 1 base at 1 genomic stop codon) produces the protein MNGSGGPGVEDASEAGDGGSWQPEAVIVLMLFALIFLVGTVGNTLVRGGRAVSTIYLFLLNLGVADLCFLLCCVPFRTXYTLDRWVFGSLLCKAVHFLTFLTVHASGFTLAVVSSDKYLAIRYPLHSRELRTPQNALAAIGLIWGLSLLFSRPYLSYYRQSRLANLTVCHPAWSSPRQCAMDLCTFVFSYLLPVLVLSLTYERTLHYLWRVANPVAIRSGAPRAKRKVTRMIIIVATLFCLCWMPHHALILCMWFSHFPLNRATYALRIHSLLVAXANSCVNPIVSALVSKHFRKGFCKICTGLLRRARRRTSGRPCVPEQGTLAAVYWSESTDLTLASEAGTSAAVLAPPSGVGPGPALAGPKRIQRHPDS, from the exons ATGAATGGCTCGGGTGGTCCAGGGGTCGAGGACGCGAGCGAGGCGGGCGACGGAGGCAGCTGGCAGCCTGAGGCGGTCATCGTGCTCATGCTATTCGCGCTCATCTTTCTCGTGGGCACCGTGGGCAACACACTGGTGCGCGGCGGCCGGGCGGTCAGCACCATCTACCTGTTCCTCCTCAACCTGGGCGTGGCTGACCTATGTTTCCTTTTGTGTTGCGTACCCTTCCGGA CCTACACCTTGGACCGCTGGGTGTTCGGTTCGCTGCTCTGCAAAGCCGTGCACTTTCTTACCTTCCTCACCGTTCATGCCAGCGGCTTCACGCTGGCCGTCGTCTCCTCGGACAA GTATCTGGCTATCCGCTATCCGCTACACTCCCGTGAGCTGCGCACACCTCAAAACGCGTTGGCGGCCATCGGGCTTATTTGGGGTCTCTCGCTGCTCTTCTCTAGACCCTACCTGAGTTACTATCGCCAGTCGAGGTTGGCCAACCTTACCGTGTGCCACCCAGCGTGGAGCTCGCCTCGACAATGTGCCATGGACCTCTGCACTTTTGTCTTCAGTTACTTGCTTCCTGTGCTCGTGCTCAGCCTGACCTACGAGCGCACTTTGCACTACCTCTGGCGCGTGGCCAACCCTGTGGCCATCCGCTCGGGTGCCCCGCGCGCCAAGCGCAAGGTGACGCGCATGATCATCATCGTGGCAACGCTCTTCTGCCTCTGTTGGATGCCTCACCATGCGCTTATCCTCTGCATGTGGTTCAGCCACTTTCCACTTAAT CGCGCCACCTACGCGCTGCGCATCCACTCGCTCTTGGTCGCCTAAGCTAACTCCTGCGTCAACCCCATCGTCTCTGCGCTGGTCTCCAAGCACTTCCGCAAGGGCTTCTGCAAGATTTGCACTGGCCTGCTGCGCCGCGCGCGGCGCAGAACCTCAGGCCGCCCGTGTGTCCCAGAGCAGGGCACCCTAGCGGCAGTGTACTGGAGCGAGTCCACTGACCTGACGCTTGCGAGCGAGGCCGGGACCTCCGCCGCTGTGCTGGCGCCCCCTAGCGGCGTGGGTCCCGGGCCGGCCCTGGCGGGACCAAAACGTATCCAGCGGCATCCTGACAGTTAA
- the ZACN gene encoding ligand-gated cation channel ZACN — MGVDTWSSFFNLSSPLEVQETIQIPNNGSAPLLVDVQVFVSNVFNVDILRYTVSSMLLLRLSWLDTRLAWNASAHPRRVRTLPWDSLWTPELTIQEALRVDWQDQSPQAQVYQDGHVELYLDLTTETNCDFELLHFPRDQSDCTLSFYALSNTVMELEFQAHVVNQIVSVKREYVVRDLKTQVLTQQLVPCFQVTLRLQNTALKAVIALLVPGEALLLADLCGGLLPLQATERIAYKVTLLLGYLVFHSSLVQALPGSSSCNPLLIYYFTVLLLLLFISTTETVLLAGLLARDHLRAKSSPSPALRREQQDHEAIGPNPEEATRGVTGSQRSWAEAADHTFFLLYVAGVVCSQFIFIGLWMWATCKSDPAPGEATPHGWQRRL; from the exons ATGGGTGTAGACA CTTGGTCATCCTTCTTCAACCTCAGCTCGCCCCTGGAGGTTCAGGAAACCATCCAGATTCCAAACAACGGGAGTGCGCCCCTGCTCGTGGACGTGCAGGTGTTTGTGTCAAATGTATTTAATGTG GACATCCTTCGGTACACAGTATCCTCCATGCTGCTGCTTCGGCTG TCCTGGCTGGACACTCGCCTAGCCTGGAACGCAAGTGCGCACCCACGGCGGGTACGTACGCTGCCCTGGGACTCACTGTGGACACCAGAACTCACTATCCAGGAGGC GCTCAGGGTGGACTGGCAGGACCAGAGCCCACAGGCCCAAGTGTACCAAGATGGCCACGTTGAGCTCTACCTAGACCTCACCACGGAGACCAACTGTGACTTTGAGCTCCTCCACTTCCCCAGGGACCAGAGTGACTGCACCCTCAGCTTCTACGCTCTCAGCAACACTG tGATGGAGCTGGAGTTCCAGGCCCACGTGGTGAATCAGATTGTGAGTGTCAAGAGGGAATATGTAGTTCGGGATTTGAAAACCCAAGTCCTAACCCAGCAGCTGGTGCCCTGCTTCCAGGTGACG TTGCGCCTACAGAACACAGCATTAAAGGCCGTCATAGCTCTGTTGGTACCTGGGGAGGCACTGCTGTTGGCTGACCTATGTGGTGGGCTATTGCCCCTCCAGGCCACAGAGCGCATTGCCTACAAAGTGACCCTGCTGCTGGGCTACCTTGTCTTTCACTCCTCCCTGGTGCAGGCCCTGCCCGGCTCCTCCTCCTGCAACCCACTGCTCA ttTACTACTTCACAGTCCTGCTGTTGCTGCTATTCATCAGCACCACGGAGACGGTGCTGTTGGCTGGGCTGCTGGCCCGGGACCACCTCAGGGCCAAgagcagccccagcccagccctgagaAGGGAGCAGCAGGATCACGAGGCTATAGGGCCTAATCCTGAAG AAGCTACCAGAGGAGTAACAGGGTCCCAGAGGAGCTGGGCTGAGGCCGCCGACCACACCTTCTTCCTGCTGTATGTGGCAGGGGTGGTGTGCAGCCAGTTCATCTTCATTGGACTCTGGATGTGGGCGACGTGCAAGTCTGATCCAGCCCCTGGCGAGGCCACACCCCATGGCTGGCAGCGCAGGCTGTAA
- the EXOC7 gene encoding exocyst complex component 7 isoform X6 — protein sequence MIPPQEASVRRREIEDKLKQEEETLSFIRDSLEKSDQLTKNMVSILSSFESRLMKLENSIIPVHKQTENLQRLQENVEKTLSCLDHVISYYHVASDTEKIIREGPTGRLEEYLGSMAKIQKAVEYFQDNSPDSPELNKVKLLFERGKESLESEFRSLMTRHSKVVSPVLILDLISGEEEMEVQEEVPLEHLPEGVLLDVVRISRWLVEYGRNQDFMNVYYQIRSSQLDRSIRGLKEHFRKSTSASGVPYSPAIPTKRKDTPTKKPIKRPGRDDMLDVETNAYIHCISAFVKLAQSEYQLLMEVIPEHHQKKTFDSLIQDALDGLMLEGENIVSAARKAIVRHDFSAVLTVFPILRHLKQTKPEFDQVLQGTAASTKNKLPSLITSMETVGAKALEDFADNIKNDPDKEYNMPKDGTVHELTSNAILFLQQLLDFQETAGAMLASQETSSSATSYSSEFSKRLLSTYLCKVLGNLQLNLLSKSKVYEDPALSAIFLHNNYNYILKALEKSELIQLVAVTQKTAECCYREHIEQQIQTYQRSWLKVTDYIAEKNLPVFQPGAKLRDKERQMIKERFKGFNDGLEELCKIQKAWAIPDTEQRDKIRQAQKHIVKETYGAFLHRYGSVPFTKNPEKYIKYHVEQVGDMIDRLFDTSA from the exons GTATCTATCCTGTCGTCCTTTGAGAGCCGCCTTATGAAGCTGGAGAACTCCATCATCCCTGTGCACAAGCAGACAGAGAACCTGCAGCGGCTGCAGGAGAATGTTGAGAAGACTCTGTCCTGCCTGGACCATGTCATCAGCTACTACCATGTGGCCAGTGACACTGAGAAGATCATCAGGGAGGG CCCTACAGGTAGACTGGAAGAGTACCTGGGAAGCATGGCCAAAATTCAGAAGGCTGTGGAGTATTTCCAGGACAATAGCCCAGATAGCCCAGAGCTCAACAAAGTG AAGCTGCTGTTTGAGCGGGGGAAGGAGTCTCTGGAGTCTGAGTTCCGCAGCCTGATGACTCGGCACAGTAAGGTCGTCTCTCCAGTGCTCATCCTGGACCTGATCAGTGgtgaggaggagatggaggtcCAGGAGGAGGTGCCCCTGGAGCACCTGCCCGAGGGTGTGCTCCTGGACGTGGTCCGCATCTCCCGCTGGCTGGTGGAGTACGGCCGCAACCAAG ATTTCATGAACGTCTACTACCAGATTCGCTCCAGCCAGCTGGACCGCTCCATCAGGGGCCTGAAGGAACATTTCCGGAAGAGCACTTCTGCCTCTGGGGTTCCTTACTCCCCTGCCATCCCCACCAAGAGGAAAGACACACCCACCAAGAAGCCCATCAAACGGCCAG GAAGAGACGACATGCTGGATGTGGAGACCAACGCCTACATTCACTGCATCAGTGCCTTTGTCAAGCTGGCCCAGAGCGAGTACCAGCTGCTGATGGAAGTCATCCCTGAGCACCATCAGAAAAAGACCTTTGACTCCCTGATACAG GATGCACTGGATGGGCTGATGCTTGAGGGGGAAAACATTGTTTCTGCCGCCCGGAAGGCCATTGTTAGGCACGACTTCTCAGCAGTGCTCACCGTCTTCCCCATCCTGCGGCACCTCAAGCAGACCAAGCCTGAGTTCGACCAGGTGCTCCag GGAACGGCCGCCAGCACCAAGAACAAGCTGCCCAGCCTCATCACCTCCATGGAGACTGTTGGTGCCAAAGCACTGGAGGACTTCGCTGACAACATCAAG AATGACCCAGACAAGGAGTACAACATGCCCAAGGATGGTACTGTGCATGAGCTCACAAGTAAT GCCATCCTTTTCCTGCAGCAGCTCCTGGACTTCCAGGAGACGGCGGGCGCTATGCTGGCTTCCCAAG agACCAGCTCTTCTGCCACCAGCTACAGCTCCGAGTTCAGCAAACGCCTCCTCAGCACCTACCTCT GTAAAGTCCTGGGCAACTTGCAGTTGAACTTGTTGAGCAAGTCCAAGGTGTATGAGGACCCAGCTCTGAGCGCCATCTTCCTGCACAACAACTACAACTACATCCTCAAGGCCCTGGAGAA GTCTGAGCTGATCCAGCTAGTGGCTGTGACCCAGAAGACTGCTGAGTGCTGCTACCGGGAGCACATCGAGCAGCAGATCCAGACCTACCAGCGCAG TTGGTTAAAGGTGACTGACTACATCGCTGAGAAGAATCTACCTGTATTCCAACCCGGAGCCAAG CTTCGGGACAAGGAGAGGCAGATGATCAAGGAGCGGTTTAAG GGCTTCAATGATGGCCTTGAAGAATTGTGCAAGATACAGAAAGCCTGGGCTATTCCCGACACAGAGCAGAGGGACAAGATCCGCCAGGCTCAGAAACACATTGTCAAGGAGACCTATGGGGCCTTTCTGCACAG GTATGGCAGCGTGCCCTTCACCAAGAACCCTGAGAAGTACATCAAGTACCACGTGGAGCAGGTGGGCGACATGATTGATCGTCTCTTTGACACCTCCGCCTGA